The nucleotide window TCGCAGTGACGCAGTTACCTTCGACTTCAGGGGTGTGGCTTACCCCGAGGTGGACTTACACCACCCTGACAAAGCGCCTTCGCGGGCGCACTCATCCCCTTGAAGAAGGGGATCCATGTCTTCAATGCCCATTATAAAGTCCAATCTCTTGGAGGCTGTTCAAAAACCATTCTGGCAAGGCGCGACCCGATTTTGGAGGTTGACGTGTAGCCGCCTACATGAGCCCTTCAAAATCGGCTCACAACGCAGTCCAGAAGGGATTTTTCAACAGTCTCTCCTTTAATCCACGTGATCAAGCACGATACTCTCGAGAAGTTTAAGGATCCCCGCCAGCAACCCGGCAAACAGCAACGTGACGACGGCGTTGTAAATCCGGCGCGGCTCCATGGGGTATTCGGGCAGGGTCGGGGCCTGGAGCACCGAGACCTTTTCCAGCATCCTGGTTGCGTCCATGCGCCCTTTTTCCAGGCCAATGAGGGCCGACTTGTAGATGTCCCCGGTGAAGGCGACCTCCATTTCCAGGCGCTGAAATTCCTCCACCGTGAAGTTGAGCGTCTTTCCCGACGGCGCGGCCAGCTTGGCCTTTTCCTGGGCGATCTGGCGGTTCACGGCGTCAAGGGACTGCCGGAGCATGGTGATGTTGGGGTGATTCTGATCCAGGCTCCTGGGCAGGGATGCCAACTGGGTCTGGATGCGGGCGCGTTGTTCCTCGAGCCTGGCAATGATCGCGCCCATGCTTTCCGCCGTGGATTCGGGTGAAACCAGGCCCTTCTCGTTCTGAAAAGCGAGCAATGCCTGACTGGCCTGCCGGAAGCGTTCCTGGGCCAGATTGACCTGGGTGGTCAGAAAGCGCACCTGCACCTCGGCCAGTTCATGGCCGATCTGGTTCATGTAGCGCTCCCCTTCCTGCACGAGCATGGCGGCGACATCCCGGGCTGTCGCAGGGTCGTAAGCCTGAACCCGGACGCGCAAAACCCCTGAAAAATCATCGTAACTCACATTCACTCGCGAGAGGTAATGCCGGTGAAACCACTCCATGGAGGCATCCTGAAACCACATCCTCGAAATGATGTCCTGGCTCTTGTCGCTGTAGTGCGAGCGCAGGTCCAGTTCGGCATCGAGTTTTTTAAGCATGTCGACGGAGAGCAGATATTCCCTCAGCAGAAGCTGGTCGGAGCGGTTGACCCCGGCGACACCTGCGATAATTGTCGAAATGTCAAAGCCTGGGGCGCTCACGGAATTGGTTTTGCGGATGATCACGTTGGCATCCGACACAAAGCGGTCCGAAGCGAGGAACACCCAATATGCCACAGCGGCCAATGCCGAGATAAATACCAGTCCGATCAGGTACCGAAAAATTTTCATGCTGAGAGTAACCCGTCCTTATCCTGTGTGCAGGTCGCATTGAATGCGGCCCAGATGACTCCGAACCGGAAATTCCTTGGAAAGTTCATTTCTGTATGCTGTCCTTGTATGCTTTCAGCGCATCATCGATCTTGTCGAACCAGTGCGCCTGCCCATCGGCAAGCCAGATGCCGGCCTGGCAGAACTGCTTCAGCGTGCCCTCATCATGGGCGACCATGATCAGCCCGGCGCGATGAGCCATGTCCTTGAACGCAGCAGCCGTCTTCTTGCGGAACGAGGCATCACCGGCGGCAGTGACCTCGTCGGAAATGTACACGTCAAAATCGAAGGCCAAGGAGAGGGCGAACTGCAGTCGTGCCCGCATGCCCGAGGAATAGGTTTTGAGCGGTTCGTCAAAGGCCTGGCCCAGTTCCGAAAAGCCCTGCACAAAGGCCAGTCGGTCCGAGAGATCATCCTGATGACCATGCACCCGGCACACGAACTTGGCGTTCTGGCGGCCGGTCAGGGTCCCCTCCAGCCCGCCCTGGCCCATGGGCCAAGAGACCCGGCACTGCCGCACGACCTGCCCCTTGTTGGGGAAATCCATCCCGCCGATGATGCGCAGTAAGGTAGATTTTCCTGCGCCATTGACGCCGACCAGCCCGACATTCGTGTTGGCCGGTATGGTCAGGCTTACGCCCTGCAGGACCCATCGCCCCATGCCGTGATCGGTTTTGTACCGCTTATGAACGTCTTCGATCCGGATCATTGCATCACCAACCGCAATACATATCGTCGATAGAGAAGTAGCCCCAGAAAAATGCTGACCGCGGAGCAGGCATAGAGATAGCTTAGGCTGAGTCCCGGCACCGCATGATAGTGAGGCACGTAACCCAAGCGCATGGCCTCGATTCCATGAGCGACGGGGTTAAGCATCAGGTGATCGCGATACGGCATGGGGATCGACGAAAGCGGCCAGATGACTCCTGAAATAAGGTAAAGAGGCATCATCAGTATCTTCAGGATGTGCTCAAGCTCGGGGACGAGTTCCATGAGCACCGAAGCGATGAGCCCGTACCCCATCCCGAACAGCCACAACCCCAGCGCCGCCCCCATGACCAGTAAAGGATCGCTTGGGATCGCATCGCGGCCCAGAAGGTTGACGATGGTTATGATGATCACCGACACCAAGGCCATGATGAAGGCCTCAAGCCCTCCACGGACAATGGCTGTGTCAAAGGGCTTGACCTGCCGGTAGGCGAAAAGCGGGCGGTTGCAGTCCACTGCGTACATGACCTGAATGCCTGTGCGGCGAAACAGGAAAAAAGCCAGCATGCCGACCATGAGCCAGACAACAACATCCATACCACCCATATTGGTCGTCCGCACGACTCCCCACATGAGCGCCAGAAAGCCGATGTGCGTCACGGGCTCGATCAGAAGCCAGAACCACGCGGCCCGCTCCCTGAAGAGGCGGTCCAGCGCCTCGCGCAGGAAGATGGCCCGCCAGACGGAAATGGTTATGGTTAAAGAACTGCGCATGATTCCGGGCGGCTACTGGAAGAGC belongs to Desulfomicrobium macestii and includes:
- a CDS encoding ABC transporter ATP-binding protein, which translates into the protein MIRIEDVHKRYKTDHGMGRWVLQGVSLTIPANTNVGLVGVNGAGKSTLLRIIGGMDFPNKGQVVRQCRVSWPMGQGGLEGTLTGRQNAKFVCRVHGHQDDLSDRLAFVQGFSELGQAFDEPLKTYSSGMRARLQFALSLAFDFDVYISDEVTAAGDASFRKKTAAAFKDMAHRAGLIMVAHDEGTLKQFCQAGIWLADGQAHWFDKIDDALKAYKDSIQK
- a CDS encoding ABC transporter permease; this translates as MRSSLTITISVWRAIFLREALDRLFRERAAWFWLLIEPVTHIGFLALMWGVVRTTNMGGMDVVVWLMVGMLAFFLFRRTGIQVMYAVDCNRPLFAYRQVKPFDTAIVRGGLEAFIMALVSVIIITIVNLLGRDAIPSDPLLVMGAALGLWLFGMGYGLIASVLMELVPELEHILKILMMPLYLISGVIWPLSSIPMPYRDHLMLNPVAHGIEAMRLGYVPHYHAVPGLSLSYLYACSAVSIFLGLLLYRRYVLRLVMQ